A genomic region of Marinobacter sp. NP-4(2019) contains the following coding sequences:
- a CDS encoding DUF2894 domain-containing protein, translating into MSAAAEATSLEQQLTDLKGSGADRLDPVRFRYLEALEHRLRSKGLQGTRHWQTLAQAVAEYQARVEQQAHAEQPAQPTETKQPSPLQLLLDTLNQAPEAQAHASPSPIERLIFGEEDRKPTQPTATDSSSRSLKAMARVQADHGIQARQERIRRAIEQIPENAGPMNAHRLVSRAVAAMEKLSPEYLNRFVNYADTLLALERLGKKG; encoded by the coding sequence ATGTCTGCTGCTGCGGAAGCGACCTCCCTGGAGCAACAGCTGACTGATCTCAAGGGCTCTGGTGCGGATCGACTGGATCCGGTCCGATTCCGCTATCTGGAAGCTCTGGAGCACAGGCTGCGGTCGAAAGGACTGCAAGGCACCCGCCATTGGCAGACGCTGGCGCAGGCTGTGGCGGAATATCAGGCCAGGGTCGAACAGCAAGCCCATGCCGAACAGCCCGCACAACCCACTGAGACCAAGCAGCCCTCACCATTGCAGCTGCTGCTGGATACCCTGAATCAGGCGCCCGAAGCACAGGCACACGCCTCGCCCTCACCCATCGAAAGACTTATTTTCGGTGAAGAGGATAGAAAGCCGACACAGCCTACGGCAACGGACAGCTCGTCACGCTCACTCAAGGCGATGGCCAGAGTGCAGGCGGATCATGGCATTCAGGCCCGTCAGGAGCGCATCCGCCGCGCCATCGAACAGATCCCGGAAAACGCCGGCCCGATGAACGCCCACCGCCTGGTCAGCCGCGCGGTTGCGGCCATGGAGAAGCTGTCGCCAGAGTATCTGAACCGTTTTGTGAACTACGCGGATACGCTTTTGGCGCTGGAACGGCTGGGTAAAAAGGGATAA
- the tkt gene encoding transketolase, producing the protein MPSRKDLANAIRALSMDAVQKAKSGHPGAPMGMADIAEVLWNDYLSHNPANPQWANRDRFVLSNGHGSMLQYSLLHLSGYDVSIDDLKNFRQLHSKTPGHPEYGYTPGVETTTGPLGQGFANSVGFALAEKALAAQFNRPGHEIVDHYTYTFLGDGCLMEGISHEVASLAGTLGLGKLICFYDDNGISIDGEVEGWFTDDTPKRFEAYGWQVIPAVDGHDADAVRAAIEAARANADQPTMICCKTIIGFGSPNKQGKEDCHGAPLGDDEIALTREQLGWAHGSFEVPSEIYAQWNAKEKGAAAQQAWEDKFAAYEKAEPELAAEFKRRMAGDLPVDFAEKAQAYIQECQDKGETVASRKASQNTLNAYGPLLPELLGGSADLAGSNLTIWGGSKGVTKEDASGNYIYYGVREFGMAAIMNGIALHGGYVPYGATFLIFMEYCRNAVRMAALMKQRSIFVFTHDSIGLGEDGPTHQPIEQLASLRTTPNMSTWRPADTVESAVAWKAALERKDGPTAMVFSRQGLPHQDRDAQQLADVAKGGYILSDSEGTPDLILIATGSEVALAQDTAAKLREQGKQVRVVSMPSTDVFDAQSAEYKQQVLPLEVTNRIAIEAAIADYWYKYVGLDGRVVGMTTFGESAPAGELFKEFGFTVDNILEVAAELLDA; encoded by the coding sequence ATGCCGTCTCGTAAAGATCTCGCCAACGCCATTCGCGCGCTGAGCATGGATGCGGTTCAGAAAGCCAAGTCCGGCCACCCGGGTGCGCCCATGGGTATGGCGGATATCGCCGAGGTACTGTGGAATGATTACCTGAGCCACAACCCGGCCAACCCGCAATGGGCCAACCGCGACCGCTTCGTGCTGTCCAACGGTCACGGCTCCATGCTGCAGTATTCCCTGCTGCACTTGAGCGGGTACGACGTTTCCATTGACGACCTGAAGAACTTCCGTCAGCTGCACTCGAAAACCCCGGGTCACCCGGAATATGGATACACGCCGGGCGTTGAGACCACCACCGGTCCCCTGGGGCAGGGCTTCGCCAACTCCGTGGGTTTTGCCCTGGCGGAAAAGGCGCTGGCGGCTCAGTTCAACCGTCCCGGCCATGAGATCGTGGATCATTACACCTACACCTTCCTGGGCGATGGCTGCCTGATGGAAGGCATCTCCCACGAAGTGGCCTCCCTCGCCGGCACCCTGGGACTGGGCAAACTGATCTGCTTCTACGACGACAACGGCATTTCCATTGACGGTGAGGTGGAAGGCTGGTTCACCGATGACACCCCGAAGCGTTTCGAGGCCTACGGCTGGCAGGTGATCCCGGCGGTAGACGGTCACGATGCCGACGCCGTCCGTGCGGCTATTGAAGCTGCGCGCGCCAACGCTGATCAGCCCACGATGATCTGCTGCAAGACCATCATTGGCTTCGGCTCTCCCAACAAGCAGGGCAAGGAAGACTGCCACGGCGCGCCATTGGGTGATGACGAAATCGCGCTGACCCGCGAGCAACTGGGCTGGGCACACGGCTCGTTCGAAGTGCCGTCAGAAATTTATGCCCAGTGGAACGCCAAAGAGAAGGGCGCTGCCGCCCAGCAGGCATGGGAAGACAAGTTCGCCGCCTACGAAAAGGCCGAGCCGGAACTGGCGGCTGAATTCAAGCGCCGCATGGCCGGCGACCTGCCGGTTGATTTTGCCGAGAAGGCCCAGGCGTACATCCAGGAGTGTCAGGACAAGGGCGAAACCGTCGCCAGCCGCAAGGCTTCCCAGAACACCCTGAATGCCTACGGTCCGCTGCTGCCGGAACTGCTGGGTGGCTCCGCCGACCTGGCTGGCTCCAACCTCACCATCTGGGGCGGTTCCAAGGGCGTGACCAAAGAAGACGCCAGCGGTAACTACATCTATTACGGTGTGCGTGAGTTCGGTATGGCTGCCATCATGAACGGCATCGCCCTGCACGGCGGTTACGTCCCCTACGGCGCCACCTTCCTGATTTTCATGGAATACTGCCGTAACGCCGTGCGCATGGCGGCGCTGATGAAGCAGCGTTCGATCTTCGTGTTCACCCACGACTCCATCGGCCTCGGTGAAGACGGCCCCACGCACCAGCCCATCGAACAGCTGGCCAGCCTGCGCACCACGCCGAACATGAGCACCTGGCGTCCGGCTGACACCGTGGAATCGGCGGTGGCCTGGAAAGCGGCCCTCGAGCGCAAAGACGGCCCGACTGCCATGGTCTTCTCCCGTCAGGGACTGCCCCACCAGGACCGTGATGCCCAGCAGCTGGCGGATGTCGCCAAGGGTGGCTACATCCTGTCCGACAGCGAAGGCACACCGGACCTGATCCTGATCGCCACCGGCTCCGAAGTAGCCCTGGCCCAGGACACGGCTGCCAAACTGCGGGAACAGGGCAAGCAGGTTCGTGTGGTCTCCATGCCATCTACCGACGTGTTCGATGCCCAGAGCGCCGAGTACAAGCAGCAGGTACTGCCGCTGGAAGTCACCAACCGCATTGCCATCGAAGCCGCTATTGCCGATTACTGGTACAAGTACGTGGGCCTCGACGGCCGCGTGGTTGGCATGACCACCTTCGGTGAGTCGGCCCCGGCCGGCGAGCTGTTCAAGGAATTCGGCTTTACCGTCGACAACATCCTGGAAGTGGCTGCGGAACTGCTGGACGCCTGA
- a CDS encoding DUF433 domain-containing protein, translating to MNAALIAGNTLPTNMLGVGLYTAGEAARYTGIPARDITRWLFGYSAGKKHYDGLWRSQLADHDLRALGFHDLLEVRFVHAFRQHGVSLQAIRLASNHARAMYNQPYPFTCTRFQTDGRSIFATVLDEIGDESLLDLVRKQYTFREVIKPSLYAGIEYSNDGRAERWFPQKRNRKVVLDPGLNFGKPALTDYGIDTSILKQAWETEGENARFVAAIYQIPVAAVEAAIQFEQRIVA from the coding sequence ATGAACGCAGCACTAATCGCAGGTAACACATTGCCGACAAACATGCTGGGTGTGGGCCTCTACACGGCGGGTGAGGCAGCTCGATACACAGGAATACCAGCCCGGGATATAACCCGCTGGCTCTTCGGATACAGTGCTGGAAAAAAGCACTACGACGGCCTTTGGCGTTCACAACTAGCCGATCATGACCTCCGAGCTCTTGGCTTTCACGACCTGCTCGAGGTCCGGTTTGTCCATGCATTTCGCCAGCACGGAGTGAGCCTACAAGCTATTCGCCTCGCATCCAATCATGCGAGGGCTATGTACAACCAACCTTATCCGTTTACTTGCACCCGATTCCAGACCGATGGCCGAAGCATTTTCGCAACGGTTCTGGATGAAATCGGGGATGAATCTTTGCTGGACCTGGTCAGAAAGCAATACACCTTTCGGGAAGTAATCAAACCTTCGCTGTATGCCGGCATTGAGTACTCAAATGATGGAAGGGCCGAGCGGTGGTTCCCGCAGAAACGAAATCGAAAAGTCGTACTGGATCCTGGTCTAAACTTTGGCAAACCAGCACTGACTGACTACGGTATCGATACCAGCATCTTGAAACAGGCTTGGGAAACCGAAGGGGAAAATGCGCGATTCGTCGCCGCGATTTACCAAATTCCCGTCGCAGCAGTGGAGGCTGCGATTCAATTTGAACAAAGGATTGTCGCTTGA
- a CDS encoding metalloregulator ArsR/SmtB family transcription factor, with amino-acid sequence MTSMNTHAADLSSVDALAPIYKASGDPLRLEILRVLRRDTFGVLELSQLFGMRQSGMSHHLKVMHKAGLLEPQREGNAIFYRRPLSLDSDKLTDQTIRQVFETVDQFPLPSHLEEKIEAIRTQRANQSQAFFSRHAEQFREQQELIAAFELYAEPVAELIQKRAGKHPWQTALEIGPGEGAFLPTLARLCEHVVALDNSRDMLAKATRTCIDERLNNVDLIEGVTDTLLARGDAFDLVVANMVLHHVPSPADIFLDAAALMNGGGCFVISDLCSHDQDWAKDNCGDLWLGFEPEELTTWAADAGLTAGEQLFIGLRNGFQVQVREFWKTTTPG; translated from the coding sequence ATGACTTCCATGAATACACACGCCGCCGATCTGTCCTCCGTGGACGCCCTGGCCCCGATCTACAAAGCGAGCGGGGATCCGTTGCGCCTGGAGATTCTGCGCGTGTTGCGCCGTGATACGTTCGGCGTACTGGAACTGAGCCAGCTGTTCGGCATGCGTCAATCCGGCATGAGCCACCATTTAAAGGTGATGCACAAGGCCGGGCTGCTGGAGCCCCAGCGGGAAGGCAACGCGATTTTCTATCGCCGCCCGCTGAGCCTGGACAGCGACAAACTCACGGACCAGACCATCCGCCAGGTATTCGAGACAGTGGATCAGTTTCCCCTGCCTTCGCACCTGGAGGAAAAAATTGAAGCGATCCGTACCCAGCGGGCAAACCAGTCACAGGCTTTTTTCTCGCGGCACGCCGAACAGTTCCGCGAGCAACAGGAACTGATCGCCGCTTTCGAGCTGTACGCAGAGCCCGTGGCTGAACTGATCCAGAAGCGGGCAGGTAAACACCCGTGGCAGACGGCTCTGGAAATCGGCCCTGGCGAAGGGGCATTTCTGCCAACGCTGGCCAGGCTTTGCGAGCACGTGGTGGCCCTGGACAACAGCCGCGACATGCTGGCCAAGGCCACGCGGACCTGTATAGATGAACGGCTGAACAACGTTGACCTGATTGAGGGGGTCACCGACACCCTGCTGGCCCGGGGTGACGCGTTTGACCTGGTGGTCGCCAATATGGTGCTGCACCACGTTCCCAGCCCGGCCGATATATTCCTGGACGCCGCCGCCCTGATGAATGGCGGAGGCTGTTTTGTGATCAGTGACCTGTGCAGCCACGACCAGGACTGGGCCAAGGACAACTGCGGTGACCTGTGGCTGGGTTTCGAGCCCGAGGAACTGACCACCTGGGCAGCAGACGCCGGGCTGACCGCCGGCGAGCAACTGTTTATAGGCTTGCGCAACGGCTTTCAGGTACAGGTGCGCGAATTCTGGAAAACCACTACCCCCGGCTGA
- a CDS encoding phosphoglycerate kinase, with protein sequence MAIKKMTDLDLAGKRVLIREDLNVPVKDGQVSSDARIRASLPTIKAAKDAGAKVMLMSHLSRPEEGVYDEASSMKPVADYLSKVLGQEVRLIKDYLDGVEVADGEVVLFENVRFNKGEKKDNEDLAKQYAALCDVYVMDAFGTAHRAQASTHGVAKFAPEACAGPLLAAELDALGKALDNPAKPVVAIVGGSKVSTKLDVLNALEKVCDQIIVGGGIANTFLAAAGHPVGKSLCEHDLIDTAKEIASRVEIPLPVDVVVASEFAETATATTKNIADVTDNDMILDVGPETAGKFADVLKNAKTILWNGPVGVFEFDQFGNGTKALAQAIAESDAFSLAGGGDTVAAVDKYGVADKISYISTGGGAFLEFVEGKTLPAVAVLEERGE encoded by the coding sequence ATGGCCATCAAAAAAATGACCGACCTGGACCTCGCCGGCAAGCGGGTCCTGATCCGCGAAGACCTCAACGTGCCGGTAAAAGACGGCCAGGTCTCCAGCGATGCCCGCATCCGCGCGTCACTGCCCACCATCAAGGCCGCCAAAGACGCCGGTGCCAAGGTCATGCTGATGTCACACCTGAGTCGCCCGGAAGAAGGCGTATACGACGAAGCCTCCTCCATGAAGCCCGTCGCCGACTACCTGAGCAAAGTACTGGGCCAGGAAGTACGCCTGATCAAAGACTACCTGGATGGCGTTGAAGTCGCCGATGGCGAAGTCGTCCTGTTCGAAAACGTCCGCTTCAACAAAGGCGAAAAGAAAGACAACGAAGACCTGGCGAAACAGTACGCCGCCCTGTGCGATGTCTACGTCATGGACGCCTTCGGCACAGCCCACCGCGCCCAAGCCTCCACCCACGGTGTCGCCAAATTCGCCCCCGAAGCCTGCGCCGGCCCGCTGCTGGCCGCTGAGCTGGACGCCCTCGGCAAAGCCCTCGACAACCCGGCCAAACCGGTCGTTGCCATCGTCGGCGGCTCCAAAGTCTCCACCAAACTGGACGTCCTCAACGCCCTGGAAAAAGTCTGCGACCAGATCATCGTCGGCGGCGGCATCGCCAACACCTTCCTGGCCGCTGCCGGTCACCCGGTCGGCAAATCCCTGTGTGAGCACGACCTGATCGACACCGCCAAAGAAATCGCCTCCCGCGTGGAAATTCCGCTGCCGGTAGACGTGGTTGTGGCCAGCGAATTCGCCGAAACCGCCACCGCCACCACCAAAAACATCGCCGACGTCACCGACAACGACATGATCCTCGACGTCGGCCCCGAAACCGCCGGCAAGTTCGCCGACGTACTGAAAAACGCCAAGACCATCCTCTGGAACGGCCCGGTCGGCGTCTTCGAATTCGACCAGTTCGGCAACGGCACCAAAGCACTGGCTCAGGCCATCGCCGAAAGCGACGCCTTCTCCCTGGCCGGCGGTGGTGATACCGTGGCGGCCGTTGACAAGTACGGTGTGGCTGACAAAATCTCCTACATCTCCACCGGCGGCGGCGCGTTCCTCGAATTCGTGGAAGGCAAAACCCTGCCGGCAGTAGCCGTACTGGAAGAACGCGGCGAATAA
- a CDS encoding DUF802 domain-containing protein produces MSRLFFFLVFTIGLAVVVWIGRGFFGSDLLALTVTAIIAAVYGLGFAELIGFRRATHQLAERLNIAPNSREQVDSWLSGLPESVQFAVQKRLDSHYAALPGPQLTPYLSGLLVMLGLLGTFAGMIVTLNGAASALDGSTELSVIRSALAAPIAGLSLAFGTSIAGVAASAMLGLASTLSRRERLLVSRQLDKTLRQQLHHLSADHQRQQAFQALETQARALPELASAMEAMTARMERLGQTLEQSLTRNQQEFHSTVGNHYQTLADSVAQSLESALDASTRLAAERVEPIVEKAMTRLREDAGELHQSWSDATKQQLTDIAEAFQKTTIEAGERWQQNLVTQQEASEQSALRWQTSLEQQQQSAGSFMADLRDQLQQYQSLFREENRQMASNQQQGLDTLIGRVSEQLAALRDQEAARGEAATERLAQLEATVENHLSRLGTSLEAPMTRLIETASETPKAAAEVINQLQREMARNSERENALLEERQRLVEELGRLLESQRSNADSQRQAVDSLISGAGDTLTGISERFNALIEEQSQQLGKLGDDITGSSQEVGALSEAFHQAVELFSSSNSSLQESLANIQKAMDNASSRHDEQLAYYVAQAREVIDLSVSSQKDVIDAVTALRRGQPETAGAN; encoded by the coding sequence ATGAGCAGACTTTTCTTCTTCCTGGTGTTTACCATCGGCCTGGCCGTGGTGGTGTGGATTGGCCGGGGCTTTTTCGGTTCTGACCTGCTGGCCCTGACCGTGACCGCCATTATTGCCGCGGTGTACGGCCTGGGGTTCGCCGAACTGATCGGATTTCGGCGTGCCACTCACCAGCTTGCCGAACGGCTCAATATTGCCCCGAATAGCCGCGAACAGGTCGACAGCTGGCTGTCAGGCCTGCCGGAATCGGTCCAGTTTGCGGTGCAGAAGCGCCTGGACAGCCACTATGCCGCTCTGCCAGGCCCGCAGCTAACCCCCTATCTTTCCGGCTTGCTGGTCATGCTGGGCTTGCTGGGCACCTTTGCAGGTATGATTGTGACCCTTAACGGTGCGGCCTCAGCGCTCGATGGCAGCACCGAGCTGAGCGTGATTCGCAGTGCCCTCGCCGCGCCAATTGCCGGACTCAGCCTGGCGTTCGGAACTTCCATTGCCGGTGTGGCCGCTTCGGCCATGCTGGGACTCGCCTCCACCCTCAGCCGGCGCGAACGGTTGCTGGTCTCCCGCCAGTTGGACAAGACCCTGCGCCAGCAGCTGCATCATCTGTCGGCCGACCATCAGCGCCAGCAGGCGTTCCAGGCTTTGGAAACCCAGGCCAGGGCCCTGCCAGAGCTGGCTTCCGCGATGGAAGCCATGACCGCCCGCATGGAACGGCTCGGCCAGACCCTCGAGCAATCCCTGACTCGCAATCAGCAGGAATTCCACAGCACGGTCGGGAACCATTACCAGACACTGGCGGATTCCGTGGCACAGTCTCTGGAGTCGGCGCTGGACGCTAGTACCCGCCTTGCCGCAGAGCGCGTAGAACCGATTGTAGAGAAGGCGATGACCCGCCTGCGCGAAGATGCCGGGGAACTGCACCAGAGCTGGTCCGATGCCACCAAACAGCAACTGACCGACATAGCGGAAGCCTTCCAGAAAACCACGATTGAGGCCGGAGAACGCTGGCAGCAGAACCTCGTGACCCAGCAGGAAGCTTCAGAACAGAGCGCTCTGCGCTGGCAAACGAGCCTGGAACAACAGCAGCAGAGCGCAGGATCCTTCATGGCCGATCTGCGTGACCAGCTTCAGCAGTATCAGTCCCTCTTCCGCGAGGAAAACCGCCAGATGGCGAGCAACCAGCAGCAAGGCCTGGATACGCTGATCGGCCGAGTTAGCGAACAGCTCGCCGCACTCCGGGACCAGGAAGCCGCCAGAGGCGAGGCAGCCACTGAGCGACTGGCGCAACTGGAAGCGACGGTAGAAAACCACCTGTCCCGCCTGGGCACGAGTCTGGAAGCGCCGATGACCCGACTGATTGAAACGGCTTCGGAAACCCCGAAAGCCGCCGCCGAAGTGATCAACCAGCTGCAGCGTGAAATGGCCCGCAACAGCGAACGGGAAAACGCGTTGTTGGAGGAGCGCCAAAGACTGGTTGAGGAACTGGGCCGTCTGCTGGAATCCCAGCGCAGCAATGCCGATAGCCAGCGCCAGGCAGTGGATTCCCTGATCAGCGGTGCCGGTGACACCCTCACCGGGATCAGCGAGCGTTTCAACGCCCTGATTGAGGAACAAAGCCAGCAGCTTGGCAAACTGGGCGACGACATCACCGGCAGCAGCCAGGAAGTGGGCGCCCTCAGCGAAGCCTTCCACCAGGCGGTAGAGTTATTCAGCAGCTCCAATAGCAGCCTGCAGGAAAGCCTGGCGAACATTCAGAAGGCGATGGACAACGCCAGCAGCCGACACGATGAACAACTGGCCTACTATGTGGCGCAGGCCCGCGAGGTCATTGATCTGTCTGTCAGCTCCCAGAAAGACGTCATCGATGCCGTCACCGCCCTGCGCAGGGGACAGCCAGAGACTGCCGGAGCCAACTGA
- the fba gene encoding class II fructose-bisphosphate aldolase (catalyzes the reversible aldol condensation of dihydroxyacetonephosphate and glyceraldehyde 3-phosphate in the Calvin cycle, glycolysis, and/or gluconeogenesis), whose amino-acid sequence MALISMRQMLDHAAEHGYGVPAFNVNNLEQMRAIMEAADKTDSPVIVQASAGARKYAGAPFLRHLILAAIEEFPHIPVVMHQDHGTSPAVCQRSIQLGFSSVMMDGSLGEDGKTPTDYEYNVDVTRRTVEMAHACGVSVEGELGCLGSLETGQAGEEDGIGAEGTLDHSQMLTDPEEAADFVKKTHVDALAIAIGTSHGAYKFTRPPTGDILAIDQIKAIHARIPDTHLVMHGSSSVPQDWLEIINQYGGAIPETYGVPVEEIVEGIKHGVRKVNIDTDLRLASTGAVRRFLAENPAEFDPRKFLKETMKAMTEVCIARYEAFGCAGNASKIKPINLERMFERYAAGELDPKVK is encoded by the coding sequence ATGGCCCTGATTTCGATGCGGCAAATGCTGGATCACGCCGCCGAGCATGGTTACGGTGTGCCAGCCTTTAACGTCAACAACCTGGAACAGATGCGCGCCATCATGGAAGCCGCCGACAAAACCGACTCCCCGGTGATTGTCCAGGCCTCCGCCGGTGCCCGCAAATACGCTGGCGCCCCCTTCCTGCGCCACCTGATCCTCGCGGCCATCGAAGAATTCCCCCACATCCCGGTCGTCATGCACCAGGACCACGGCACCAGCCCGGCCGTATGCCAGCGCTCCATCCAGCTTGGCTTCAGCTCCGTCATGATGGACGGCTCCCTGGGTGAAGATGGCAAAACCCCGACCGACTACGAATACAACGTCGACGTCACCCGCCGCACCGTCGAAATGGCCCATGCCTGTGGCGTCTCCGTAGAAGGCGAGCTGGGCTGCCTCGGCTCCCTGGAAACCGGCCAGGCCGGTGAAGAAGACGGCATCGGCGCCGAAGGCACCCTGGACCACAGCCAGATGCTGACCGACCCGGAAGAAGCCGCCGACTTCGTCAAGAAAACCCACGTGGACGCACTGGCCATTGCTATCGGCACCAGCCACGGCGCCTACAAGTTCACCCGTCCGCCGACCGGTGACATCCTGGCCATCGACCAGATCAAAGCCATCCACGCCCGCATCCCGGACACCCACCTGGTCATGCACGGCTCCAGCTCCGTGCCCCAGGACTGGCTGGAAATCATCAACCAGTACGGTGGCGCGATCCCGGAAACCTACGGTGTACCGGTTGAGGAAATCGTCGAGGGTATCAAGCACGGTGTGCGCAAGGTCAACATCGATACCGACCTGCGCCTGGCCAGCACCGGCGCGGTCCGCCGCTTCCTGGCCGAAAACCCGGCCGAGTTCGACCCGCGGAAATTCCTCAAGGAAACCATGAAGGCCATGACCGAGGTGTGCATCGCACGCTACGAGGCCTTCGGTTGTGCCGGTAACGCCAGCAAGATCAAACCGATCAACCTCGAGCGCATGTTCGAGCGTTATGCGGCTGGTGAGCTTGACCCGAAGGTTAAGTGA
- a CDS encoding type I glyceraldehyde-3-phosphate dehydrogenase, giving the protein MSNAKPFRIAINGYGRIGQCVLRALYENGYRDHLQVVAINELSDIDTIAHLTRYDSTHGRFQGEIAVEGDNLVVNGDAIRVLRHPDPADLPWRLLDVDLVLECSGAYSDRATAEKHVSAGAQRLLFSQPGEPDVDRTVVFGINEGELTNEDVIVAAASCTTNCLVPVIKVLDDALGVEQGSTTTIHAAMNDQPVIDAYHHQDLRRTRSALHNIVPVDTGLARGIERLLPHMEGRFSSVAMRVPTMNVSAIDMVVNVRKPTTINAVNDLLANAAKGPLKNILGYTDELLASSDFNHDAHSGVVDGGQTRVTGGTMVKVLCWFDNEWGFANRMLDVSRIWLGRVG; this is encoded by the coding sequence ATGAGCAACGCAAAGCCTTTTCGCATCGCGATCAATGGATATGGCCGGATAGGCCAGTGCGTGTTGCGCGCGCTGTATGAAAATGGCTATCGCGATCACCTCCAGGTGGTCGCGATCAACGAGTTGTCCGACATTGACACCATCGCCCACCTGACCCGATACGATTCCACCCATGGTCGCTTCCAGGGTGAAATCGCGGTGGAAGGTGACAACCTGGTGGTGAACGGCGACGCCATCCGCGTCCTGCGACACCCGGACCCGGCAGACCTGCCTTGGCGTTTGCTGGATGTGGATCTGGTGCTGGAGTGCTCCGGCGCCTATTCCGACCGGGCCACCGCGGAAAAGCATGTCAGTGCTGGTGCCCAGCGCCTGCTGTTCTCCCAACCGGGGGAACCGGATGTGGACCGGACCGTGGTTTTTGGAATCAATGAAGGCGAACTGACCAACGAAGACGTCATCGTCGCGGCCGCCTCATGCACCACCAACTGCCTGGTGCCGGTCATCAAGGTACTGGACGATGCGTTGGGCGTGGAGCAGGGCAGCACGACCACCATCCACGCCGCGATGAACGACCAGCCGGTGATCGACGCCTATCATCACCAGGACCTGCGTCGTACCCGCAGTGCGCTGCATAACATCGTGCCGGTAGACACCGGACTGGCCAGGGGCATCGAACGGTTGTTGCCCCATATGGAAGGCAGATTCAGCTCCGTTGCCATGCGGGTACCGACCATGAACGTATCCGCGATCGACATGGTGGTGAACGTCCGCAAGCCAACCACGATCAACGCCGTGAACGACTTGCTGGCAAATGCTGCGAAAGGACCGCTAAAAAACATCCTCGGCTACACCGACGAACTGCTGGCCAGCTCCGATTTCAACCACGACGCCCATTCCGGCGTGGTGGATGGCGGCCAGACCCGGGTGACCGGAGGAACCATGGTGAAAGTGCTGTGCTGGTTCGATAACGAATGGGGCTTCGCCAACCGAATGCTGGATGTCAGCAGGATATGGCTGGGACGGGTGGGGTGA
- a CDS encoding OmpA family protein codes for MEHLEGGEQQSTPIWAIFSDLMAALVGILVLILVWVIGVQLELSQSLAEERERRVAEEERRMALEQALEDPLTKGLVTFRDGRIGISGNVLFELNSDQLQADGVAVLQSLIAPLQTYLTQHDELLMVSGFTDDLPMHRGNRYQDNWGLSAQRALTVTRTLMELGLPEDRVFAAAFGPHHPAVPNVDAESRAQNRRVEISTVPRAPASAAETDNGAGN; via the coding sequence ATGGAGCACCTGGAAGGCGGCGAACAGCAGTCCACACCGATCTGGGCGATTTTCTCCGATCTGATGGCGGCGCTGGTAGGCATCCTGGTGCTGATTCTGGTGTGGGTAATTGGCGTTCAGCTGGAGCTCAGCCAGTCCCTGGCGGAGGAGAGAGAACGCCGGGTGGCCGAGGAAGAGCGCCGCATGGCGCTGGAGCAGGCACTGGAAGATCCCCTCACCAAAGGCCTGGTAACGTTCCGGGATGGCCGTATCGGCATCAGCGGTAACGTGTTGTTCGAGCTGAACTCGGACCAGTTGCAGGCGGATGGCGTGGCCGTGCTGCAATCCCTGATTGCGCCCCTGCAGACCTACCTGACCCAACACGATGAGCTGCTGATGGTCAGCGGCTTCACCGATGATCTGCCCATGCACCGTGGCAACCGGTATCAGGATAACTGGGGGCTGTCTGCCCAACGGGCGTTGACGGTCACCCGCACCCTGATGGAACTGGGCCTGCCCGAAGACCGGGTCTTTGCCGCGGCCTTTGGGCCCCACCACCCGGCGGTGCCCAATGTGGATGCGGAATCCCGGGCGCAGAACCGCAGGGTGGAGATCAGCACGGTGCCACGGGCTCCGGCTTCGGCCGCCGAAACCGATAACGGAGCCGGGAACTGA